One Solibacillus sp. R5-41 DNA segment encodes these proteins:
- a CDS encoding biotin transporter BioY, translated as METISKTSNLKTIDLVYSALFATLIMIGANITTFAPFLVVGGVPITLQTFFAVLAGLVLGSRKGAIACTVYMLIGLAGAPVFAQFMGGPSILLKPTFGFIATFIISAYVAGLIVEHFQTRIAYVTAALTATAINYVLGTTWMYFAYKLWAAAPDGFSYKMAWLWMLPPMPKDIILAIFAGFFAFRIQKTLKLIPIKQK; from the coding sequence ATGGAAACAATATCTAAAACTTCTAACTTAAAAACAATTGACCTCGTTTATAGCGCATTATTTGCTACACTAATTATGATTGGGGCGAATATCACTACATTTGCACCGTTTTTAGTAGTTGGCGGTGTTCCGATTACACTTCAAACCTTTTTTGCTGTTTTAGCAGGATTAGTATTAGGTAGTCGAAAAGGGGCGATCGCTTGTACCGTTTATATGCTCATCGGTCTTGCTGGTGCGCCGGTATTTGCACAATTTATGGGTGGACCTTCAATTCTTTTGAAGCCCACATTTGGTTTTATCGCAACATTTATTATAAGTGCCTATGTGGCAGGCTTAATCGTAGAGCATTTCCAAACACGAATTGCCTATGTTACCGCTGCACTTACAGCAACAGCAATTAACTATGTTTTAGGAACTACTTGGATGTATTTTGCTTATAAATTATGGGCAGCAGCACCAGATGGTTTTAGTTATAAAATGGCATGGTTATGGATGTTACCACCTATGCCAAAAGATATTATTTTAGCGATTTTTGCAGGCTTCTTCGCATTCCGCATCCAAAAAACGTTGAAACTCATTCCTATTAAACAAAAGTAA
- a CDS encoding universal stress protein produces MGNHYQNIVVAVDGSKEAELAFRKGIDVAIRNVGSTLHIVHVIDTSVSTSVEMLYENMIELVQKHGEVLLENYRTQATEAGVTNVKTIITNGVPKTILSKKLAELVPVDLIICGATGLNAAEQFFIGSNTEAIVRHSKCDVLVVRTPE; encoded by the coding sequence ATGGGGAACCATTATCAAAATATCGTCGTTGCAGTAGACGGCTCAAAAGAAGCAGAACTCGCATTTCGTAAAGGAATCGACGTAGCAATTCGCAATGTCGGCTCAACTTTACATATTGTTCATGTTATCGATACAAGTGTTTCAACAAGTGTCGAGATGTTATATGAAAATATGATTGAACTTGTACAAAAGCATGGCGAAGTTTTATTAGAAAATTATCGTACACAAGCAACAGAAGCGGGCGTTACAAATGTAAAAACAATCATCACAAATGGTGTTCCGAAAACCATTTTGTCAAAAAAATTAGCCGAACTTGTACCTGTGGATCTAATTATTTGTGGGGCAACAGGATTAAATGCAGCCGAACAATTTTTTATAGGCTCAAATACCGAAGCAATCGTTCGTCATTCAAAATGTGATGTATTAGTCGTTCGTACACCTGAATGA
- a CDS encoding Cof-type HAD-IIB family hydrolase — MNYKIVFFDVDGTLINYEDGYISASTKNAIQILKNKGIKLVVATGRPLSMCQELKDLGIDTFITANGAYTKHQNQVIHKIPLAKHIVRSVKEVADENKQSLSFFTEELTMNKIHNPTTFQAMSETLSLLEYPKINEENVNEEIYLMCLYAGEEIVRKYEIQFPELTFQRWHPYIVNVLQEEVSKSIAVKEVLKYFNIHSSEAIAFGDGDNDIDMLESVGYGISMGNGSEKLKNIADFVTKKSNEDGIEFALQHLQLI, encoded by the coding sequence ATGAATTATAAGATTGTATTTTTTGATGTCGATGGAACACTAATAAATTATGAAGATGGTTATATTTCTGCAAGTACAAAGAATGCGATACAAATACTAAAAAATAAAGGAATCAAATTAGTAGTAGCTACGGGTAGACCATTATCGATGTGTCAGGAATTAAAAGATTTAGGGATTGACACGTTTATCACAGCGAATGGCGCATATACTAAACACCAAAATCAAGTAATACATAAAATACCATTGGCAAAACATATTGTTCGTTCAGTAAAAGAGGTTGCGGATGAAAATAAACAAAGTCTTTCATTTTTTACAGAAGAATTAACAATGAATAAAATACACAATCCAACTACTTTCCAAGCAATGAGTGAGACACTGTCATTACTAGAATATCCTAAGATCAATGAAGAAAACGTTAATGAAGAAATCTATTTAATGTGTTTATATGCAGGAGAAGAAATTGTTCGGAAATATGAAATACAATTTCCGGAATTAACATTTCAACGCTGGCATCCATATATCGTTAATGTTTTGCAGGAGGAAGTGTCAAAATCGATTGCTGTTAAAGAAGTATTAAAATATTTTAATATCCATTCTAGTGAAGCGATTGCATTTGGTGATGGGGATAACGACATCGATATGTTAGAAAGTGTAGGTTATGGTATTTCCATGGGTAATGGAAGTGAAAAATTAAAAAATATTGCTGACTTTGTAACGAAAAAGTCAAATGAGGATGGTATTGAATTTGCGTTACAGCATCTTCAATTAATTTAA
- a CDS encoding GNAT family N-acetyltransferase — protein MLPIICSASEEDYLAVNALVKEGHDEHALHMPSVFKHADSVMPETYYQELLEDRNSTICIAKMNETVIGFAVISIESSPPFQSLVQRKYGYIHDFGVKKDMQKQGVGKLLFEACMDWSKEMGATSVELNVWAFNTNAIEFYQHFGMESVSSKMHIQI, from the coding sequence TTGTTGCCAATCATTTGTTCAGCATCAGAAGAAGATTATTTGGCTGTAAATGCTCTAGTGAAAGAAGGCCATGATGAACATGCACTTCATATGCCGTCTGTTTTTAAACATGCTGATTCGGTTATGCCCGAAACTTATTATCAAGAACTACTCGAAGATCGAAACAGTACTATTTGCATTGCCAAAATGAACGAAACTGTCATCGGTTTTGCTGTCATAAGCATTGAATCTTCCCCTCCATTCCAATCACTGGTACAACGTAAATATGGGTATATTCACGATTTTGGTGTCAAAAAAGATATGCAAAAGCAAGGTGTCGGAAAATTACTTTTTGAAGCATGTATGGATTGGTCTAAGGAAATGGGCGCTACCTCGGTCGAATTAAATGTTTGGGCATTTAATACTAATGCAATCGAATTTTATCAACATTTCGGAATGGAAAGTGTAAGCAGCAAGATGCACATACAAATATGA
- a CDS encoding aminoglycoside adenylyltransferase domain-containing protein, with amino-acid sequence MKKNSKEIQKVLQSYFDYIELKLPNLIEAYYLYGSISLGAFNDGFSDIDFIAVINRELTEKELTTLKEIHKELHSKYKKIILDGFYITNKDMESLHNGSIPSMRFNDGKFLGYTMFDKNSIDAYQLKKYGITIIGQKIEEDSYTIDWNILTSNMRNNLNTYWLGWWRACKKFPSSNYIGLLFSLNMVEWGVLGVSRLYYSFKEKDITSKVGAGEYALKEVPQKWHKIIHESMRLRNGNKKSLYKSVFKRRKDALDYMEFMIHKCNNLFQ; translated from the coding sequence ATGAAGAAAAACTCAAAGGAAATTCAGAAAGTTTTACAATCATATTTTGATTACATTGAATTGAAATTACCCAATTTAATTGAAGCTTATTATCTTTACGGTTCCATCTCATTAGGGGCATTTAACGATGGTTTTAGTGATATTGATTTTATTGCAGTAATTAACAGGGAATTAACTGAAAAAGAATTAACAACATTAAAAGAAATTCATAAGGAACTGCACAGTAAATACAAAAAAATAATATTAGACGGGTTTTATATTACGAACAAAGATATGGAGTCGTTACACAACGGAAGCATTCCTTCAATGCGCTTTAATGATGGAAAGTTTCTTGGTTATACAATGTTCGATAAAAACTCAATCGACGCTTATCAATTAAAAAAATACGGTATCACGATTATAGGACAAAAAATTGAAGAGGACAGCTATACAATAGATTGGAATATTTTGACGAGTAATATGAGAAATAATCTTAATACTTATTGGCTCGGTTGGTGGCGTGCTTGCAAAAAGTTTCCTTCCAGCAATTACATAGGATTATTATTTAGTTTAAATATGGTGGAATGGGGGGTTTTGGGGGTTTCTCGCCTTTATTATTCTTTTAAAGAAAAAGATATTACCTCGAAAGTTGGAGCGGGGGAATATGCATTAAAAGAAGTTCCACAAAAGTGGCATAAGATTATTCATGAGTCCATGCGATTGCGAAACGGCAATAAAAAGTCTCTTTACAAATCTGTTTTCAAAAGGCGAAAAGACGCATTGGACTATATGGAATTCATGATCCATAAGTGTAATAACCTATTTCAATAA
- a CDS encoding alpha/beta fold hydrolase — translation MVFKEFGDGEEILLFLHGGGVSSWMWESQINYFNNYHCIVPDLPGHGANSDELFSMSTTINKLWTILEEVAPNKNWNIIGFSLGSQIALQMINERPNSFKRAMINSALVIPQKTMSLCIPLTIFVTYPLIQKKTFAKLQAKTLGISDTYFEKYFIDTCNISRENLIMILKANLNFILPASITNANTQFLFTIGEKENWLMQRSIKTLARFGRTEIVEGVGHNAPLENQKVFNRLLDDLLKK, via the coding sequence ATGGTATTTAAAGAATTTGGCGATGGTGAAGAAATATTGCTGTTTCTTCATGGTGGTGGTGTAAGTAGTTGGATGTGGGAGTCACAAATTAATTATTTCAATAATTATCATTGTATAGTCCCAGATTTACCCGGCCATGGAGCGAACAGTGATGAACTATTTTCTATGAGTACAACCATAAATAAATTATGGACTATACTTGAAGAAGTAGCCCCTAATAAAAATTGGAACATCATTGGATTTTCTCTCGGTTCTCAAATTGCCCTTCAAATGATCAACGAACGGCCAAATTCTTTCAAACGCGCAATGATTAATAGTGCATTAGTTATTCCACAAAAAACGATGAGCCTATGTATTCCCCTAACAATCTTTGTAACGTATCCATTAATCCAGAAAAAAACATTTGCTAAATTACAGGCAAAAACACTTGGAATAAGTGATACATATTTCGAAAAATATTTTATTGACACATGTAATATTAGTCGAGAAAATTTAATAATGATTTTAAAAGCAAATTTAAATTTTATACTACCGGCTAGCATCACAAATGCTAATACTCAGTTTCTATTCACAATTGGCGAAAAGGAAAATTGGTTAATGCAGCGGTCGATTAAAACTCTTGCTCGGTTTGGGAGAACCGAAATAGTAGAAGGTGTAGGACATAATGCGCCACTAGAAAATCAAAAAGTATTCAATCGTTTGCTTGATGATTTACTAAAAAAATGA